Within Triticum dicoccoides isolate Atlit2015 ecotype Zavitan chromosome 1B, WEW_v2.0, whole genome shotgun sequence, the genomic segment GGGATGAAGCTCACGGGGCACATGGCGTGGGACAACATGCCGATTTTGACTTGAGCACCGTTGATTTTGGAATCATTGAATTCAAAAAACTTTTGACATCCGATTATCTTGGATGTAATATTTACATTTGAACTATGGTTGTACTAGAAATATTTGCATGTTATTTATGGTTTGAATTGTGCTATTTCATCCTGTTATCTTGTCCCGCAACACTTGAAATAATTATAGTGTTGCATATCGAACGATTTTCACAAGCGTTGTTTCTGCGTTTGCATCTTTCCAGCAGCTGCTCTAGTTTCAGAAGGTAAGTGACTCGATGCACACAAGCATAATGACCATGAAAATGGCAGGCATTATAGATATACCAGAAGTTTAATGACCATGAAATGAGTAGTGCCATTACATAAGATCAAACGGATCAAAGCAGCTTACATAGTCTCAACAATATCGGATGTTCTGAACATCCATAAAGATCCCATGATGCACATGAACACATGCCAGATAATTGTTAGATCCGAGTTCTTGTAGGATACAACAGGCGGCCGAGTTTGGAGACTCAAACTCTCTGATTCTTGATCTATCCTGCCCTTGACCCGGTACAACATAATATACAGACCAAGATACTCATTCGGTGATCCGGAACAAGAGAAGTTAGTATTGTGTCTGATAAGGTATGCAGCGATTCCGGTTTTGGACTAGCTTACCCTTGTATATTTTCCACAGAACTTTTTCTCTGCAGTCTGAAACAATTGATACAATGGAAACTGAAAGGAAATCCATCAAGAGCCTCAAGGGCAAAGGTCATTGTTTCAAGAACAGGGGTGTCTCTCCAGAATAAACCTTACCATAAGTAGGGGTGTCTCTCTAGGATAGACCTTACCATATGTAATACATATTACTGTACGTGAATGGATCGACATTTTAGCCCAAATAGCAAGTTCATGATCCCACCCACATAATCCATTTTTTACGCATCATTACAGACTTGAACTTGCAAATGGCCGACCTACACACACCTCTGTTCGATACACATCAGCACTATATCTAGGGAGGGGAAATAACAAGTGCAAGTTCTCTACACTGGATAACACGGCGACATTTATTTATTTGAAAGAACCAGAGACTTCATACTTCATTCATATGAGTAGTGGAAAGAGTAAGACGTAAACATCAACACAGGGTTCGTTCCATTGTGATGTTTGTCATGCACAGAGTTATCGGGATAATCAATCTAAAAAGCACAAACAGTTAAAAGAACTGGTTGAACATACAAGATCAAGAAACTTCAATACTGACGCAGTCTCTATACAACAACAAACCATCTACTATGTTTCTAGATTTTAATAGGCTGCAGGATGCAAAATGATAGATGTTAAACTACAAATGTAGTTGATACTCAGTAACATGGGCTACCAATAGGGCAAAACTGTCCTCGGAAGTACTGCTAGAATCATGAATCATGACTTGATCTTTAACATTGGCACTAGAAACATAAGCCTAATCTAGAATTATATCATTCTAGAAGACCAGCCTATTTGAATCCTTCAAATTTGATCTTACCCTGATATGCCTTAACAACATCTGGCACATCATCAGCATGCCTCAACACATACCTGGTCTCGAAATTCCTGGAACTGCCAAGCAATGCCTGAAGCAATTTGATATCTCTCCGAATCCTCCTCTCCCTCATCAACACAGTCAGCACGGCGCACCTCGGCAGGATGCACTTCTCCAAGCTATAGCCTAGAACTACAGGCCGCGCAATTACATCACTTATTCCAAGCTTCAGCTCGTCCAGCAGGAATCGGACCTTCTTTTTTATGCTCTCATCGGTGAAAAGGAATATCGTGGGCTGCGTCTTGAAGGCCTGCAGCAACTCACCCTCTGACAGCCCGAAGCTCTGGTAAAATGCCATTTTCCGCAGCCATGAGTCCCTCTTAACACCGGACATCGCACGGAAGCAGTAGAGGAAGCGTGGGTCCAAGACGGACATGCCCATCGCCTTGAGTTCCTCAAAGATTTCGCTGATGCGATCCGGTGACGACAAGAGCACGCCCAAACGGATGACGAGCAGCTTCGAAATGTCGGCCTTTGTGAGGCCGCCGCGGCGGAGAGCTTCCACGGCGGGGCGCATGTTGTTGTCGAGGTCCACAGCGAGGCCTCGGGGGACGCGGTGAAAAGCGCGGCGGAGGTCGTCGTCGCTGCCGATGATCCCGCGGAGGAACTGGATGGCGGGGACGAGGTGCTTGTCGAGGCTGCGTGCGAGCAGCAAAGGCTCGGTTGCGAGCTTGTGGGTCTCGAAGCCTAGGGAGGCGAAAAAGTCGAGCTTGGGGCGGAGGATCCGCTCGGGGTCAGCGACGAGGATAACCGGGGCGCTGCGCAAGGTCCGGACGATGTCCGCGTCGGTGAAGCCGTAGATCTTGAGGAGGGCGCGCACAGCGTCGGCCTTGTCGGTGGAGCGGATGCGGAGGTGTTGAGCGGTGGTGGCCGCGCCAGCGGCGGCGGGGGAGAGGCCGCACGAGATGAGGTAGGAAACGGTGTCGGGGCAGGGCTCCGAGCTCGGGACTTCGGCGACGGCGGGCGAGGTGTAGCAGTGGGCGAGAGGGATGGTGCCAGGGATGAATTCGAGGGGGTTTGTGCCGCCGCCGCGGCCAGCGATTTGATGGATTCGGAGGGCGAGCCGCCGCCGGCAGATGGAGGCGAACATGATGGATGGGGCGGACTAGTGTGGGAGGGGCGGCCTCCGGGGGAGATACCTTAAAAAAGACAAGGGAGCCGGATACCTTCGCGGATTTGGAAAAAAGTTTACCAAAATGTGCCACTTATCAATTCGGCCCCCGCGGCTCCGCGACCGGCGATGGCCGACGAGCGCCACCAGGTTCCTTCACCACTGCCCCATGCCGCTCGTTTCTCTCGCTCTGCTCGCCATCCCCATCTCATCTCTCCTCTCGACCGCTATGCAGAATGACGCCTCCGCCGCCGTCCATCGTCGGAAATGCCGCCTCCGACTCCTCAGGATCCCACCATTCCCGAACTGATCTACAAGTCCTGCCGCACACGCGGGaagggggtgcggcggcggcggacatggcCATTGGCGACCTCCACATTCCCTCGCGCCCGCTCCCGTTTAAGGCCCAGCTCGTCCCCAAGCCGCTCCGCTTCCACCGCAACCTCACCGCCACCGGGAAGGCCTGTTTTGAGACGCAGCGCAAGCCGTCGTTGGTGGATCCCTTCCCCGTTGCGCCAATGAGACAGTGATACTGCCTCTTCTCCGGTGGCAGCCCACTCCATGTCTGTGTTGCGGTCGTCGCGGGGGTGAACAGGGGATCTAGGACTCTGACTGGTTCGCAAAAAGCTGGTGAGGTTTCTGCTCGATCCCCAATGCAGAGGACAGTGTGGTGAACATGTAGTGGACAGTGGTTTTGATTTTTAGGAATGACTTATTTGATTGTTGCTGCTATTCTTTTTGTAATTGTGCGGTAGCATAGCAAATTATCATCTATAGGAATGGTATATTTACATTATACATATCATATTTTTAGTTGTGTTGTCATGATAAATTAACTTTCGATTAGTTTGGTCGATGTTTTTGCCATGTGAACTTAGTTTTTGCCATGGCAAAGttgaggtctatatcattgatatgatgaagaggattccacagaggggttggctggatgtgtttgaagtcaacagagcgacaaggtcgaTGTTGTGGTGCGATGGGACCAGTAtggtgaccgagtccgagcagcgatgaatTTGG encodes:
- the LOC119342863 gene encoding transcription termination factor MTERF5, chloroplastic-like, producing MFASICRRRLALRIHQIAGRGGGTNPLEFIPGTIPLAHCYTSPAVAEVPSSEPCPDTVSYLISCGLSPAAAGAATTAQHLRIRSTDKADAVRALLKIYGFTDADIVRTLRSAPVILVADPERILRPKLDFFASLGFETHKLATEPLLLARSLDKHLVPAIQFLRGIIGSDDDLRRAFHRVPRGLAVDLDNNMRPAVEALRRGGLTKADISKLLVIRLGVLLSSPDRISEIFEELKAMGMSVLDPRFLYCFRAMSGVKRDSWLRKMAFYQSFGLSEGELLQAFKTQPTIFLFTDESIKKKVRFLLDELKLGISDVIARPVVLGYSLEKCILPRCAVLTVLMRERRIRRDIKLLQALLGSSRNFETRYVLRHADDVPDVVKAYQGKIKFEGFK